In Sorghum bicolor cultivar BTx623 chromosome 8, Sorghum_bicolor_NCBIv3, whole genome shotgun sequence, one genomic interval encodes:
- the LOC8084798 gene encoding uncharacterized protein LOC8084798 codes for MAAAAAIMFAGKLAGNSVANATISFWISKAFTCLTDYWKADGLEDVKGRVLQSVKKVQVVFDIVDPEYIKEQSSALDLWLWQFRDAVEAAEDVIDELHYYELRGKAKDHKVSDWGSSSAKLKHKFVKSVKHVGVMGKTVKEFTHHGTLKRLRKVLEGLEKAATEIVAILTVTQHLKDIASGSKRQVNFMNRDQDTGSTLTEPYFVG; via the coding sequence ATGGCTGCCGCTGCCGCAATCATGTTCGCTGGGAAGTTGGCCGGGAACTCGGTGGCAAACGCAACCATATCCTTTTGGATCAGCAAAGCTTTCACCTGCCTGACTGACTACTGGAAGGCTGATGGCTTGGAAGATGTCAAGGGTAGGGTACTGCAGTCAGTGAAGAAGGTCCAGGTTGTATTTGATATCGTTGACCCCGAATACATCAAGGAACAAAGCTCTGCCCTGGATCTTTGGCTGTGGCAGTTCAGGGATGCAGTTGAGGCGGCAGAGGATGTGATAGATGAGCTTCACTACTACGAGCTTAGAGGGAAGGCAAAGGATCATAAGGTCAGTGACTGGGGCTCCTCTTCTGCTAAACTGAAGCATAAGTTTGTCAAGTCTGTTAAACATGTTGGTGTCATGGGCAAGACTGTGAAAGAATTTACTCACCATGGCACGCTCAAGAGGCTGAGGAAAGTCTTGGAGGGACTAGAAAAGGCAGCTACTGAAATTGTGGCTATCCTCACAGTCACACAACATCTCAAAGACATTGCTTCAGGTAGTAAGAGGCAGGTGAATTTTATGAACAGGGATCAGGACACTGGTTCAACATTAACTGAACCATACTTTGTTGGATGA
- the LOC8084799 gene encoding coatomer subunit delta-2, with protein sequence MVVLAASIVSKSGKALVSRQFVDMSRIRIEGLLAAFPKLVGTGKQHTYVETENVRYVYQPIEGLYLLLITNKQSNILEDLDTLRLLSKLVPEYSPSLDEEGVCKTAFEIIFAFDEAISLGNKENVTVQQVKQYCEMESHEEKAHKLMMQTKINETKDLMKKRANELDKMRMERGKLDKGGYSSISGPRMIEKTFSDMSISGSGFGSGSGLGGLSTDMDSFASKPKGRPSTAATAPGKGFGMKLGKTQKTNQFLESLKAEGEVILEDVQPSAVSTRSALPPSDPVTVTIEEKLNVVVKRDGGINNFDVQGTLALQVLNDTDGFIQLQIESQDIPGLSFKTHPNINKDLFNGQQILGAKDPNRPFPSGQNETPLVKWRIQGMDESSLPLSVNCWPSVSGNETYVNIEYEASEMFDLHNVVISIPLPALREPPSVRQIDGEWKLDSRNSVLEWSILLIDQSNRSGSMEFVVPPADPSSFFPISVGFSASSTFSDLKVTGILPLKEGNPPKFSQRARLLTANYQVV encoded by the exons ATG GTGGTTCTTGCAGCTTCGATCGTTTCAAAGTCCGGAAAAG CACTTGTTTCGAGACAGTTTGTTGACATGTCTCGCATAAGAATTGAAGGATTACTTGCTGCGTTCCCGAAACTGGTTGGAACTGGGAAACAGCACACCTATGTTGAAACTGAAAATGTGCGTTATGTTTATCAACCTATTGAAGGTTTATATCTTCTACTCATCACAAACAAGCAGAGCAATATTCTTGAAGATCTGGACACTTTGAGGCTCCTCTCCAAGCTT GTGCCTGAATACTCCCCTTCCCTGGATGAGGAGGGTGTTTGTAAAACAGCATTTGAGATTATATTTGCTTTCGATGAAGCCATCTCTCTTGGGAACAAGGAAAATGTAACCGTGCAACAAGTCAAACAATATTGTGAGATGGAGAGCCATGAAGAGAAGGCACACAAGTTGATGATGCAAACCAAAATCAATGAAACCAAGGATCTCATGAAGAAGAGGGCTAATGAGCTTGACAAAATGAGG ATGGAAAGAGGCAAACTTGACAAAGGAGGATACTCATCAATATCTGGTCCACGCATGATTGAAAAAACTTTCAGTGACATGAGCATCAGTGGTTCTGGATTTGGTAGTGGTTCTGGATTAGGTGGACTGAGCACTGACATGGACTCATTTGCCAGCAAGCCCAAAG GTCGTCCATCTACAGCAGCTACTGCACCTGGTAAAGGTTTTGGTATGAAATTAGGCAAGACGCAGAAGACGAATCAATTCCTCGAATCTTTGAAAGCTGAAGGAGAAGTCATTTTGGAGGATGTACAACCAAGTGCAGTTTCTACAAGATCTGCTCTTCCACCAAGTGACCCTGTCACAGTGACTATAGAAGAGAAGCTCAATGTTGTTGTTAAAAGAGATGGTGGTATTAATAACTTTGATGTTCAAGGAACACTTGCTCTTCAGGTTCTTAATGATACTGATGGGTTCATCCAATTGCAG ATTGAAAGCCAAGATATTCCTGGGCTTAGCTTCAAAACAcatccaaatatcaacaaggatTTGTTTAACGGTCAGCAAATTTTGGGAGCAAAagatccaaacaggccctttcCGAGTGGTCAAAATGAAACTCCTCTGGTGAAATGGAGAATCCAGGGGATGGACGAGTCATCTTTACCTCTGTCAG TCAATTGCTGGCCGTCCGTATCTGGAAATGAAACCTATGTGAACATTGAATATGAAGCTTCTGAGATGTTTGATCTGCACAATGTTGTCATATCTATACCTCTGCCAGCACTTCGGGAGCCTCCAAGTGTCAGACAGATAGATGGAGAGTGGAA GTTGGACTCAAGAAACTCCGTGTTGGAATGGTCTATTCTTCTTATTGATCAGTCGAATCGCAG TGGTTCCATGGAATTTGTTGTCCCCCCAGCTGACCCATCATCATTTTTCCCCATCTCTGTTGGATTTTCTGCATCGAGTACATTCAGTGATCTGAAG GTTACTGGAATCCTTCCTCTGAAGGAAGGCAACCCTCCGAAGTTTTCTCAGCGGGCTCGTTTGCTCACTGCTAACTATCAAGTTGTTTAA
- the LOC8084800 gene encoding pentatricopeptide repeat-containing protein At1g71460, chloroplastic gives MPSMASSAAAASSSLAAISHPHFLPAKPISPPKPLTHPLPTRRPPRPQLVVGAASTPRTSQAELRPDSKNAPVLSAELCRLARAGRFPSALSLLDHLSHRGVPATASAFAALLSACRSLPHARQIHAHLRVHGLDTNEFLLARLVELYLALGATDDARGVLDGMQQHAAGASATAYSWNALLHGHVRRGRGEAAGPVADAFAEMRAAGADANEYTYGCVLKSISGSARPSMTMATATHATLVKNAFAGAPGMLMTGLMDVYFKCGKVKLAVRVFEEMPERDVVAWGAAIAGFAHKGMKREALEHFRWMVEDGVKVNCVVLTSIVPVIGELRARNLGREVHGFVLKKFGDRKDVAKVQAGLVDMYCKCGDMISGRRVFYSSKKRNAVSWTALMSGYASNGRPDQALRCIAWMQQEGIRPDLIAVGTVLPVCTKLKALREGKQLHAYALRRWFLPNVSLCTSLITMYGTCDHLEYSHRVFHDMDKKTVQAWTALVDAYLKNGDPLTAINLFRSMLLTNRRPDAVAITRMLSACCDIGALRLGKEVHGQVLKLRMEQLPLVAAEVVSMYGRCGDLKAAQRVFNRTESKGSMTCTAIIEAYAVNQRHKEALQLFTWMLSNKFVPTKATFNVVLKICDAAGLHDEALGIFNSMVQEYNLETSQENFDCIIRLLAGAGRNSEAQRFADLKSTLFNLPTPVLNSEQD, from the coding sequence ATGCCATCCATGGCGTCttcggccgccgccgcctcctcctccctcgcAGCAATCAGCCACCCCCATTTTCTCCCTGCCAAGCCCATCTCCCCTCCCAAACCACTCACCCATCCACTCCCCACGCGGCGTCCACCCCGCCCGCAGCTCGTCGTCGGCGCCGCCTCCACGCCCCGCACGTCCCAGGCGGAGCTCCGTCCGGACTCCAAGAACGCCCCCGTGCTGTCGGCCGAGCTCTGCCGCCTCGCGCGCGCGGGGCGGTTCCCGTCCGCGCTCTCCCTCCTGGACCACCTCTCCCACCGTGGCGTCCCGGCCACCGCCTCCGCCTTCGCCGCGCTCCTCTCGGCGTGCCGCTCCCTTCCGCATGCGCGCCAGATCCACGCGCACCTCCGCGTCCATGGCCTGGACACCAACGAGTTCCTCCTCGCCAGGCTCGTCGAGCTCTACCTAGCGCTCGGCGCCACTGACGACGCGCGCGGGGTGCTCGACGGGATGCAGCAGCACGCGGCGGGGGCGAGCGCGACTGCCTACTCGTGGAACGCGCTCCTTCACGGGCACGTCCGCCGGGGACGCGGCGAGGCGGCGGGCCCCGTCGCCGACGCGTTCGCGGAGATGCGCGCCGCGGGGGCCGACGCTAACGAGTACACGTACGGCTGCGTGCTCAAGTCCATCTCCGGGAGCGCCAGGCCGTCGATGACCATGGCCACCGCCACGCACGCGACGCTCGTCAAGAACGCCTTCGCGGGCGCGCCCGGGATGCTCATGACTGGGCTCATGGACGTCTACTTCAAGTGCGGGAAGGTGAAGCTCGCGGTGAGGGTGTTTGAGGAGATGCCTGAGAGGGACGTGGTCGCGTGGGGGGCAGCCATTGCTGGGTTCGCGCACAAGGGGATGAAGAGGGAGGCCCTGGAGCATTTCCGGTGGATGGTGGAGGATGGGGTCAAGGTGAATTGTGTGGTGCTCACGTCAATCGTACCGGTCATTGGAGAGTTGAGGGCACGCAACTTGGGTAGAGAGGTTCATGGATTTGTGTTGAAGAAATTTGGAGATCGTAAAGATGTTGCAAAGGTCCAGGCAGGGTTGGTTGACATGTACTGCAAATGTGGTGATATGATCTCGGGTAGACGAGTGTTCTATAGCAGCAAGAAGAGGAATGCTGTGTCGTGGACAGCTTTGATGTCTGGGTATGCATCCAATGGTAGGCCAGACCAGGCGCTGAGGTGCATAGCTTGGATGCAGCAAGAAGGAATCAGGCCAGACCTCATTGCTGTGGGGACTGTTCTCCCAGTCTGCACAAAGTTGAAAGCGCTGAGGGAGGGGAAGCAGCTACATGCATATGCTTTAAGGAGGTGGTTCTTGCCCAATGTCTCCTTATGCACATCGCTGATCACCATGTATGGCACATGTGACCACTTGGAATACTCTCACCGAGTATTCCATGATATGGACAAGAAGACTGTACAAGCTTGGACTGCGTTGGTTGATGCCTACCTCAAGAATGGAGACCCATTAACTGCTATTAATTTGTTCAGATCTATGCTGCTGACAAACCGCAGGCCTGATGCCGTTGCTATCACCAGGATGTTGAGTGCCTGTTGTGATATTGGAGCATTACGACTTGGCAAGGAAGTGCATGGTCAGGTGCTAAAGTTGCGGATGGAACAACTCCCTTTAGTTGCAGCAGAAGTTGTAAGCATGTATGGTAGATGTGGAGATCTCAAAGCAGCACAGAGGGTTTTTAATCGAACAGAGTCCAAGGGATCCATGACCTGCACTGCGATAATAGAAGCTTATGCAGTGAACCAACGCCATAAGGAGGCGCTGCAACTCTTTACTTGGATGCTGTCAAACAAATTTGTTCCTACCAAGGCCACATTCAATGTGGTTCTGAAAATCTGCGATGCCGCAGGGTTGCACGATGAAGCCCTTGGAATTTTTAACTCCATGGTGCAAGAATACAACCTAGAAACATCCCAAGAGAATTTTGACTGCATCATCCGCCTCCTTGCTGGTGCTGGCAGGAATTCTGAAGCACAGCGCTTTGCTGACCTGAAATCTACTCTGTTTAATTTACCAACTCCAGTTTTGAACTCTGAACAGGATTGA